A section of the Stenotrophomonas acidaminiphila genome encodes:
- a CDS encoding GGDEF domain-containing protein, with protein sequence MRGGRWVRRLMRLWLCLLLVAGGAAAAEHTPPLRDYAVDMWTSRNGLPHNSLRGIAQTPEGHLWFATWEGVARYNGLDFDLYDRSTRPGLLDNGIGALYVDRDGALWVTDSRGDVLRRTLDGRWRQWPQHPPAPKVLIQAMQKDSKGRLWLLYEGRGLGYLAPDGRLVYEPPAPGAPVNMTLSNWLAVDDKDRVWVGTMDGLKLRGDDGVLGNAPAALDLPPGPAWPYRAPDGAVWIVTDGALYRMHPGGARRVHVLPGVSHTTAMLQDRHGDLWLGTENQGLFRIGSHGVERLPDSRQMQNGRITSLMEDAEGSIWVGGNGGLYRLRETLFTSYTTRDGLSGDYVRAVIEDDQRRLWIGGAAGLDRMERDGRIAPVPLRNSVGKAPSVLSVIQSRDGAMWVGTFGDGIYRIDRQGRSRHYGTADGLAAGNVRVMAADRDGDGIWAGTQRGVVRLGADGAQVPTVAGLPGGLVTALRHTEDGLWIGTIEGIRVLRGNTVQRLDVDGLGGGRSIFGFTPVGDAMWATSDRGLYRYRDGRLARVGLEQGMPVDTVFEMVPDRLGNVWISSNRGILRTTMAALDAVADGRSPRIEVERYNEIDGMYNAQANGSTGPSAVLRADGTYWVATAGGLSMVDPLRLQRFRERLPPPVVVESVQLDGVPLHWQAHGVTAVPGGRRLTVGYVGLSYLMSDRIRYRTRLEGLDHDWIERGNQRSVEFMGLPPGDYTLHVSAMHPGGRWSESEAAWKFTVEPLPWQRRSVQAAAGIALLLALVALYRYLIHRYKTSNMRLARQVAERTADLQLQAERLLAANQEKTALAERLRQQAVAFERQAHEDPLTGLPNRRAFDEALARDFARSQRSGHPLSLLVLDIDHFKTVNDSWSHSVGDQVLCEVARLLAASCRDSDLPARLGGEEFALLLNDTPLEEAQGVCTRLQGLFHAQRNWAGIEGLRVTFSAGLVQLAAGDRTPLLLFQRADKALYQAKSDGRDRICLG encoded by the coding sequence ATGCGCGGCGGCCGCTGGGTCCGGCGCCTCATGCGGCTTTGGCTGTGCCTGCTGCTGGTGGCCGGGGGCGCGGCCGCGGCCGAACATACGCCGCCGCTGCGCGATTACGCGGTGGACATGTGGACCTCGCGCAACGGCCTGCCGCACAACTCGCTGCGCGGCATCGCGCAGACGCCGGAGGGACACCTGTGGTTCGCCACCTGGGAAGGGGTGGCGCGCTACAACGGGCTCGACTTCGACCTCTATGACCGCAGCACCCGGCCCGGGCTGCTCGACAACGGCATCGGTGCGCTGTACGTGGATCGCGATGGCGCGCTGTGGGTGACCGATTCACGCGGCGACGTCCTGCGGCGCACGCTCGACGGGCGCTGGCGGCAGTGGCCGCAGCACCCGCCGGCGCCGAAGGTGCTGATCCAGGCGATGCAGAAGGACAGCAAGGGCCGGCTGTGGCTGCTCTACGAGGGTCGCGGGCTGGGCTACCTGGCCCCCGACGGACGCCTGGTCTACGAGCCGCCGGCGCCGGGCGCGCCGGTGAACATGACGCTGTCCAACTGGCTGGCCGTGGATGACAAGGACCGGGTCTGGGTCGGCACCATGGATGGCCTGAAGCTGCGTGGCGACGATGGCGTGCTGGGCAACGCGCCGGCCGCGCTGGACCTGCCGCCGGGCCCGGCCTGGCCCTACCGCGCGCCGGACGGCGCGGTGTGGATCGTCACCGATGGCGCGCTGTACCGGATGCACCCGGGCGGTGCGCGCCGGGTGCACGTGCTGCCCGGGGTTTCGCACACCACCGCGATGCTGCAGGACCGCCACGGCGACCTGTGGCTGGGCACCGAGAACCAGGGGCTGTTCCGCATCGGCAGCCATGGCGTGGAGCGCCTGCCGGACAGCCGGCAGATGCAGAACGGGCGCATCACCAGCCTGATGGAGGATGCCGAAGGCAGCATCTGGGTGGGCGGCAACGGTGGCCTGTACCGGCTGCGCGAAACCCTGTTCACCAGCTACACCACCCGCGATGGGCTGAGCGGGGACTACGTGCGCGCGGTGATCGAGGACGACCAGCGGCGCCTGTGGATCGGCGGTGCCGCCGGCCTGGACCGGATGGAGCGCGACGGCCGCATCGCGCCGGTGCCGCTGCGCAACAGCGTCGGCAAGGCGCCGTCGGTGCTGAGCGTGATCCAGAGCCGCGATGGCGCGATGTGGGTCGGCACCTTCGGCGACGGCATCTACCGCATCGACCGCCAGGGCCGCAGCCGCCACTACGGCACCGCCGACGGCCTGGCGGCAGGCAACGTGCGGGTGATGGCCGCCGACCGCGATGGCGATGGCATCTGGGCCGGCACCCAGCGCGGCGTGGTGCGGCTGGGCGCCGACGGCGCGCAGGTGCCCACGGTGGCCGGGCTGCCGGGCGGGCTGGTGACCGCGCTGCGCCACACCGAGGACGGCCTGTGGATAGGCACCATCGAAGGCATCCGCGTGCTGCGCGGGAATACCGTGCAGCGGCTGGACGTGGACGGGCTCGGCGGTGGCCGCAGCATCTTCGGCTTCACCCCGGTCGGCGACGCGATGTGGGCCACCTCCGACCGCGGCCTGTACCGCTACCGCGACGGCCGCCTGGCGCGGGTGGGGCTGGAACAGGGCATGCCGGTGGACACCGTGTTCGAAATGGTGCCCGACCGCCTGGGCAATGTCTGGATCAGCAGCAACCGCGGCATCCTGCGCACCACGATGGCGGCACTGGACGCGGTGGCCGATGGCCGCAGCCCGCGGATCGAGGTCGAGCGCTACAACGAGATCGACGGCATGTACAACGCCCAGGCCAACGGCAGCACCGGGCCGTCCGCGGTACTGCGCGCCGACGGCACCTACTGGGTGGCCACCGCCGGCGGCCTGAGCATGGTCGACCCGTTGCGGCTGCAGCGCTTCCGCGAACGGTTGCCGCCGCCGGTGGTGGTGGAAAGCGTGCAGCTGGACGGGGTGCCGCTGCATTGGCAGGCGCACGGCGTCACCGCCGTGCCCGGCGGGCGCCGGCTGACGGTGGGTTACGTCGGCCTGAGCTACCTGATGTCCGACCGGATCCGTTACCGCACCCGGCTGGAAGGGCTGGACCACGACTGGATCGAGCGCGGCAACCAGCGCAGCGTCGAGTTCATGGGGCTGCCGCCGGGCGACTACACCCTGCATGTCTCGGCGATGCACCCGGGCGGCCGCTGGAGCGAAAGCGAGGCGGCCTGGAAGTTCACCGTCGAGCCGTTGCCGTGGCAGCGCCGCAGCGTGCAGGCCGCGGCCGGCATCGCGCTGCTGCTGGCGCTGGTGGCGCTGTACCGGTACCTGATCCACCGCTACAAGACCAGCAACATGCGCCTGGCGCGCCAGGTTGCCGAGCGCACCGCCGACCTGCAGTTGCAGGCCGAGCGCCTGCTGGCGGCCAACCAGGAGAAGACCGCGCTGGCCGAGCGCCTGCGCCAGCAGGCCGTGGCGTTCGAGCGCCAGGCCCACGAGGACCCGTTGACCGGCCTGCCCAACCGCCGTGCCTTCGACGAGGCGCTGGCGCGCGATTTCGCCCGTTCCCAGCGCAGCGGCCACCCGCTGAGCCTGCTGGTGCTGGACATCGACCATTTCAAGACCGTCAACGACAGCTGGTCGCACAGTGTCGGCGACCAGGTGCTGTGCGAGGTGGCGCGGCTGCTGGCCGCCAGTTGCCGGGATTCCGACCTGCCGGCGCGGCTGGGCGGCGAGGAATTCGCGCTGCTGCTCAACGACACCCCGCTGGAGGAGGCGCAAGGGGTGTGCACGCGCCTGCAGGGGCTGTTCCATGCGCAGCGCAACTGGGCCGGGATCGAGGGCCTGCGGGTGACGTTCAGTGCCGGGCTGGTGCAGCTGGCGGCCGGCGACCGCACCCCGCTGCTGTTGTTCCAGCGCGCCGACAAGGCCCTGTACCAGGCCAAGAGCGACGGCCGCGACCGGATCTGCCTGGGGTGA
- a CDS encoding ribonuclease T, which yields MNQTADRPATAPVFTPMAQRFRGFLPVVVDVETGGFDWNRHALLEIAAIPLDMDENGLLRPGQTSCAHVVPAEGTEIDPKSLEVTGIVLDHPFRLAKPEREALEHVFAPVRAALKKHGCQRAILVGHNAHFDLNFLNAAVARSGHKRNPFHPFSVFDTVTLAGVAYGQTVLARALQAAGFEWDASQAHSAVYDTEQTARLFCQIVNGFRSQEQGTRNG from the coding sequence ATGAACCAAACCGCTGACCGCCCGGCCACCGCTCCTGTTTTCACGCCGATGGCGCAACGCTTCCGCGGCTTCCTGCCGGTGGTGGTGGACGTGGAGACCGGCGGCTTCGACTGGAACCGGCACGCGCTGCTGGAAATCGCCGCCATTCCGCTGGACATGGACGAGAACGGCCTGCTGCGGCCCGGCCAGACCAGTTGCGCGCACGTGGTGCCGGCCGAAGGCACCGAGATCGACCCCAAGTCGCTGGAGGTCACCGGCATCGTGCTGGACCACCCGTTCCGCCTGGCCAAGCCCGAGCGCGAGGCACTGGAACACGTGTTCGCGCCGGTGCGCGCGGCGCTGAAGAAGCATGGCTGCCAGCGCGCGATCCTGGTCGGGCACAACGCCCACTTCGACCTGAACTTCCTCAATGCGGCGGTTGCCCGCAGCGGCCACAAGCGCAATCCGTTCCACCCGTTCAGCGTGTTCGACACGGTGACCCTGGCCGGCGTGGCCTACGGCCAGACCGTGCTGGCGCGGGCGCTGCAGGCCGCCGGCTTCGAGTGGGATGCCAGCCAGGCGCACAGCGCGGTGTACGACACCGAGCAGACCGCGCGCCTGTTCTGCCAGATCGTCAACGGTTTCCGCAGCCAGGAACAGGGAACCCGCAACGGGTAA
- a CDS encoding diguanylate cyclase: MSPTLPPPGEILDLLPDVVCVVDPQGHYLAVNAAFERLIGYRHEEVLGRRMTELIHPDDHATTAQAVQRVMEGRPLPHFRNRYVRRDGGLVDMQWSARWLPDYGVRIAVGHPVTELRDLERRLEFMAAHDPLTRLPNRYRLREELDRLLADGTRPLAVLYLDLDGFKAINDRHGHALGDQVLRETAAGLRQALRHGDFIARVGGDEFVALLPDCGRADDARAVAGMLQAALDQRQAQPSFARTGVSIGVACCPADGRDAETLLRHADADMYAAKHGRGRAAGA, translated from the coding sequence ATGTCCCCGACGCTGCCGCCCCCGGGCGAGATCCTCGACCTGTTGCCCGACGTGGTGTGCGTGGTCGACCCGCAAGGCCATTACCTGGCGGTCAACGCCGCCTTCGAGCGGCTGATCGGCTATCGCCACGAGGAGGTGCTGGGGCGGCGCATGACCGAACTCATCCACCCCGATGACCACGCCACCACCGCGCAGGCGGTGCAGCGGGTCATGGAGGGCCGGCCGCTGCCGCACTTCCGCAACCGCTACGTCCGCCGCGACGGCGGGCTGGTGGACATGCAGTGGTCGGCCAGGTGGCTGCCCGACTACGGCGTGCGCATCGCCGTGGGCCACCCGGTCACCGAACTGCGCGACCTGGAGCGGCGGCTGGAGTTCATGGCCGCGCACGACCCGCTCACCCGGCTGCCCAACCGCTACCGGCTGCGCGAGGAACTGGACCGGCTGCTGGCCGACGGCACCCGGCCGCTGGCCGTGCTGTACCTGGACCTGGACGGCTTCAAGGCGATCAACGACCGCCATGGCCACGCGCTGGGCGACCAGGTGCTGCGCGAAACCGCCGCTGGCCTGCGCCAGGCGCTGCGCCACGGCGACTTCATCGCCCGCGTCGGCGGCGACGAGTTCGTGGCGCTGCTGCCGGACTGCGGCCGCGCGGACGACGCCCGCGCGGTGGCCGGCATGCTGCAGGCGGCGCTGGACCAACGCCAGGCGCAGCCGTCGTTCGCGCGCACCGGCGTCAGCATCGGCGTGGCCTGCTGCCCGGCCGACGGACGCGACGCGGAAACCCTGCTGCGCCACGCCGATGCCGACATGTACGCGGCCAAGCACGGCCGCGGGCGGGCCGCCGGTGCCTGA
- a CDS encoding peptidase encodes MTTAFYPIGTPGQAWGAAERAQWLARQRVQRSYADDVLARIDALRDRFDVAGYGELDYPSGRYPLLAIRSRGWDDALPVALVTGGVHGYETSGVLGALKFVERHGADYAGRCNLLVAPCVSPWGYERIQRWNALALDPNRNFTAASPAPESAALMALVQPLAGRFVMHIDLHETTDSDEGEFRPALAARDGKPFEADSVPDGFYLCADALNPQPAFQQAVIAAVAAVTHIAPADAQGRIIGSPVVAPGVIEYPYRALGLCAGITDARYTTTTEVYPDSPRATPAQCDDAQVAAVRGGLGYALA; translated from the coding sequence ATGACCACCGCTTTTTATCCCATCGGAACCCCCGGCCAGGCCTGGGGCGCGGCGGAAAGGGCGCAATGGCTGGCGCGGCAGCGCGTGCAGCGCAGCTATGCCGACGACGTGCTGGCCCGGATCGACGCGCTGCGCGACCGCTTCGACGTGGCCGGATACGGCGAACTGGACTATCCCTCCGGCCGCTATCCGCTGCTGGCGATCCGCAGCCGCGGCTGGGACGACGCGCTGCCGGTGGCGCTGGTGACCGGTGGCGTGCACGGCTATGAAACCAGCGGCGTGCTGGGCGCGCTGAAGTTCGTCGAGCGGCACGGCGCCGACTACGCCGGCCGCTGCAACCTGCTGGTCGCGCCCTGCGTGAGCCCGTGGGGCTATGAGCGCATCCAGCGCTGGAACGCGCTGGCGCTGGACCCGAACCGCAACTTCACCGCCGCCAGCCCGGCGCCCGAGTCGGCGGCGCTGATGGCACTGGTGCAGCCGCTGGCGGGGCGCTTCGTGATGCACATCGACCTGCACGAGACCACCGACAGCGACGAAGGCGAGTTCCGCCCGGCGCTGGCCGCGCGCGATGGCAAGCCGTTCGAGGCGGACAGCGTCCCCGACGGCTTCTACCTGTGTGCCGACGCGCTCAACCCGCAACCGGCGTTCCAGCAGGCGGTGATCGCCGCGGTGGCCGCGGTCACCCACATCGCGCCGGCGGACGCGCAGGGGCGGATCATCGGCTCGCCGGTGGTCGCGCCCGGGGTGATCGAGTACCCGTACAGGGCACTGGGCCTGTGCGCGGGCATCACCGACGCGCGCTACACCACCACCACCGAGGTCTACCCCGACAGCCCGCGCGCCACGCCCGCGCAGTGCGACGACGCCCAGGTGGCCGCGGTGCGCGGCGGGCTCGGGTACGCGCTGGCCTGA
- a CDS encoding LysR family transcriptional regulator gives MRIDHAQLRALAAVIREGSFERAALALNVTASAVSQRIKALEERVGKLLVRRTTPTEATAEGQVLVRLAEQTALLERDAFERIGLSDADLPRASIPVAVNHDSMETWFPEAALTFARLGSTTLDLHTEDQDHTAALLRQGAVLGAVTTLSEPVQGCQIHALGSMRYAATCTPEFHARHFARGVTAQALAQAPVLVFNRKDDLQARYAQRLTGSQQPLQAPTWWIPSTRAFVHANLGGLGWTMNPLPLVRRHLDSGRLVYVKARAWEDIPLYWQHWKGEVASMALLTRAILQASSTLIRRRR, from the coding sequence ATGCGCATCGACCATGCCCAGTTGCGGGCGCTGGCGGCGGTGATCCGCGAAGGCAGCTTCGAGCGCGCCGCGCTGGCGTTGAACGTCACCGCCTCGGCGGTATCGCAGCGGATCAAGGCGCTGGAGGAGCGGGTCGGCAAGCTGCTGGTCCGGCGCACCACGCCCACCGAAGCCACCGCCGAGGGCCAGGTGCTGGTGCGCCTGGCCGAGCAGACCGCGCTGCTGGAGCGCGATGCGTTCGAGCGCATCGGCCTGTCAGACGCCGACCTGCCACGCGCCAGCATCCCGGTGGCGGTGAACCACGACAGCATGGAAACCTGGTTTCCCGAGGCCGCGCTGACGTTCGCCCGGCTCGGCAGCACCACCCTGGACCTGCATACCGAGGACCAGGACCACACCGCCGCGCTGTTGCGCCAGGGCGCGGTGCTGGGCGCGGTCACCACCCTGTCCGAGCCGGTGCAGGGCTGCCAGATCCACGCGCTGGGCAGCATGCGCTACGCCGCCACCTGCACCCCCGAGTTCCACGCGCGGCACTTCGCCAGGGGCGTCACCGCGCAGGCGCTGGCGCAGGCCCCGGTACTGGTGTTCAACCGCAAGGACGACCTGCAGGCGCGCTATGCCCAGCGCCTGACCGGCTCGCAGCAACCGCTGCAGGCGCCGACCTGGTGGATCCCCTCCACCCGCGCCTTCGTCCATGCCAACCTCGGCGGCCTGGGCTGGACCATGAACCCGCTGCCGCTGGTTCGCCGCCACCTGGACAGCGGGCGCCTGGTCTACGTCAAGGCGCGCGCCTGGGAGGACATCCCGCTGTACTGGCAGCACTGGAAGGGCGAAGTGGCATCGATGGCGCTGCTGACCCGCGCCATCCTGCAGGCGTCCTCCACCCTGATCCGCAGGCGCCGCTAG
- a CDS encoding lysine transporter LysE, whose translation MFSVVTAQATSAAWLSGAGTGIGLFAVVGAQSAFILRQGILRQHVIPVIATCFAIDAAFIFASVAGLRTLTSQLPWLTTVLLWGGVAFLVWYALQSARRAVAGGGGLQLDDSAQSSRRAAMMAAAGFSVINPHFWLDMVVIGSIADNFGHARMAFAAGVVTASALWLTAQGLGARLLTPLFHKPGTWRVLDGTIAVILSVLALTLALRGVG comes from the coding sequence ATGTTTTCCGTCGTAACCGCCCAGGCCACCAGTGCCGCCTGGCTCAGCGGTGCCGGTACCGGCATCGGTCTTTTCGCCGTGGTCGGCGCGCAGAGCGCCTTCATCCTGCGCCAGGGCATCCTGCGCCAGCACGTGATCCCGGTGATCGCCACCTGCTTCGCCATCGACGCGGCCTTCATCTTCGCCAGCGTGGCGGGCCTGCGCACGCTCACCAGCCAGTTGCCATGGCTGACGACCGTGCTGCTGTGGGGCGGCGTCGCCTTCCTGGTCTGGTATGCGCTGCAGTCGGCGCGGCGGGCCGTGGCCGGCGGTGGCGGGCTGCAGCTGGACGACAGCGCGCAATCCTCGCGCCGGGCGGCGATGATGGCCGCGGCCGGGTTCTCGGTGATCAACCCGCATTTCTGGCTGGACATGGTGGTGATCGGTTCGATCGCCGACAACTTCGGGCACGCGCGCATGGCGTTCGCCGCCGGCGTGGTCACCGCCAGCGCGCTGTGGCTGACCGCGCAGGGCCTGGGCGCGCGCCTGCTGACGCCGCTGTTCCACAAGCCCGGCACCTGGCGCGTGCTGGACGGCACCATCGCGGTGATCCTGAGCGTGCTGGCGCTGACCCTGGCGCTGCGCGGCGTCGGTTGA